A single region of the Glycine max cultivar Williams 82 chromosome 20, Glycine_max_v4.0, whole genome shotgun sequence genome encodes:
- the LOC100812734 gene encoding thioredoxin domain-containing protein 9 homolog has translation MDKGKIQEVIENQVLTVAQAVEDKIDDEIAALERLDADDIEALRERRLQQMKKMAEKRSRWISLGHSEYSEIPSEKDFFSVVKASERVVCHFFRENWPCKVMDKHLNILAKQHIETRFVKLNAEKSPFLAEKLKIIVLPTLALIKNAKVDDYVVGFDELGGTDEFSTEELEERLAKAQVIFYEGESSFNHVRSSAKTTRSVRQSSRADSSDSE, from the exons ATGGATAAGGGTAAGATCCAAGAGGTGATCGAGAACCAAGTCCTGACGGTGGCGCAAGCCGTCGAGGACAAGATCGACGATGAGATCGCCGCCCTGGAACGCCTCGATGCCGACGACATCGAAGCCCTCCGCGAGCGCCGCCTCCAGCAGATGAAGAAGATGGCGGAGAAGCGCTCCCGCTGGATCTCCCTCGGCCACTCCGAATATTCCGAGATTCCCTCCGAGAAAGACTTCTTCTCCGTCGTCAAGGCCAGCGAACGCGTCGTCTGCCACTTCTTCCGCGAAAACTGGCCCTGCAAG GTTATGGACAAACACTTAAATATTTTGGCAAAGCAGCATATCGAGACTCGGTTTGTGAAACTCAACGCTGAGAAGAGTCCTTTTCTCGCTGAGAAGCTCAAGATCATTGTTCTTCCAACCCTTGCCCTCATCAAAAACGCCAAAGTCGATGATTATGTG GTGGGGTTTGATGAGCTTGGTGGGACTGATGAGTTTAGCACAGAGGAGCTGGAAGAAAGATTGGCTAAAGCTCAAGTCATCTTTTATGAGGGTGAATCATCGTTCAATCATGTTAGGTCTAGTGCCAAAACCACAAGAAGTGTTCGACAGAGCTCCAGAGCAGACTCATCAGATTCTGAGTAA
- the LOC100812190 gene encoding uncharacterized protein LOC100812190, protein MGMATLSSSLPLFHRYPNPNPNPSLFRPSLSLSFSFSRTKPRRAPFLVLASSSHDFTSNSKKSVLTELIQEIEPLDVSHIQKDVPPTTTDAMKRTISGMLGLLPSDQFHVVIEALWEPLSKLLISSMMTGYTLHNVEYRLCLEKNLDMFEGDIEKPKAESTKVDLQGLMHDSVNVIDFGRDKSLSSKVEKLHEDADIQELGDISAEALQYIFNLQSRLSSMKKELHEVKRKSAALQMQQFVGEEKNDLLDYLRSLQPEQVAQLSEFTSPELKDTILFVVHGLLATLSPKMHSKPSTISENTTVGATNVGNEDCAEVVENSAHQFQPVVSLTRDYLARLLFWCMLLGHYLRGLECRLDLTDLLSLTSDPENDASGSQPIT, encoded by the exons ATGGGTATGGCAACCCTCTCCTCCTCTCTTCCTCTTTTCCATCGctaccctaaccctaaccctaatccTTCGCTCTTTCGCCCCTCCCTTTCcctctccttctccttctctcgcACTAAACCCCGTCGTGCCCCCTTTCTCGTTCTCGCTTCCTCTTCCCACGATTTCACCTCCAACTCCAAG AAATCAGTGCTCACTGAGTTGATACAAGAGATAGAACCTCTGGATGTTAGCCACATCCAGAAAGATGTTCCGCCAACTACAACAGATGCCATGAAAAGGACTATATCTGGTATGCTGGGCTTGCTTCCATCTGATCAGTTTCACGTTGTCATTGAGGCCTTGTGGGAACCCCTTTCCAAGTTACTAATTTCTTCAATGATGACTGG GTATACGCTGCACAATGTTGAATATAGACTTTGTCTTGAGAAAAACCTTGATATGTTTGAAGGAGATATAGAGAAGCCAAAGGCAGAAAGTACGAAAGTGGACTTACAAGGGTTGATGCATGACAGTGTAAATGTAATTGACTTTGGTAGAGATAAGAGCTTGTCTTCTAAAGTTGAAAAGCTTCATGAGGACGCTGACATTCAAGAACTTGGTGACATATCTGCAGAAGCTctgcaatatatttttaatctgcAATCTCGCTTGTCTTCCatgaaaaag GAGCTGCATGAAGTAAAGAGGAAAAGTGCTGCTCTTCAAATGCAACAGTTTGTTGGAGAGGAAAAGAACGATTTATTGGATTACTTGAGATCTCTTCAACCTGAACAG GTAGCTCAGCTTTCCGAATTTACATCCCCTGAGCTTAAGGACACCATCCTCTTTGTTGTCCATGGTCTCCTTGCTACCCTTTCTCCTAAGATGCATTCTAAACCTTCCACCATCTCAGAAAATACAACAGTTGGAGCAACAAATGTTGGGAATGAGGATTGTGCTGAGGTTGTTGAGAACTCTGCTCATCAATTTCAGCCTGTTGTTTCATTAACTCGGGACTATCTTGCTCGCCTGCTCTTTTG GTGCATGCTTTTGGGACACTATCTTAGAGGCCTTGAGTGTCGATTGGATTTGACAGATTTGCTTTCCTTGACAAGTGATCCTGAGAATGATGCTTCTGGCAGTCAACCGATTACTTGA